TAGCTGCCAGAATAATGATTCATTATATAGAATAATTCTATCATTCCACAACTCATGGTAAAACTCGGTTTTTTTTCTAAGGCCTTCCGTAAATTTTTCTATCGTTGTTGAAACAGGGCGGATTTCTAAAAGAGGGCTTACGTCTATTTTTGCCTTATTTAGGATATTAATAACATCACTATCTTTATTGGAACTGACAGCCAATATGTCCATATCGCTCCCCTTTACCCATTCATTTCTGGCCACGGAGCCAAAAAGCACTACAAGCTGAATTTGCCTTTTTGATAAATCTATAACATTAGTGGTATATTTCTCTAAAAGGCG
This genomic interval from Candidatus Kaelpia imicola contains the following:
- a CDS encoding nucleotidyltransferase domain-containing protein, coding for MLIPIQRKKILEVFMSDPAKEIHLREVSRLSKVSLNNVSNTLRQFAKDGLFKRREVSNMSFFKPNLDNEDLLKLFEYLELKRKKEFYGNNKNIARLLEKYTTNVIDLSKRQIQLVVLFGSVARNEWVKGSDMDILAVSSNKDSDVINILNKAKIDVSPLLEIRPVSTTIEKFTEGLRKKTEFYHELWNDRIILYNESLFWQLIREGNR